CAGGTCGAGGTGGAGCAGGTTCGCCAGCCGGCAGAGCCAGCCGAGGTGCCGACCCGGCTCCGGTGGATCATCCTTGGCGGCGGCGGACCGCCCGAGCAGTACCCGCCACGGATGGTGGTCGGCCCGCGCCAACGCCTCGGCCTCGATCCGGTGCCGCTCGCCGGCCGGCAGTTCCGGCCGCCAGCTCGCCGGCAGCCAGAGCAGCGTCGCGTCGGGTTCCGGCCCCAACGGCCCGATCCCGCGTACGTCGAGTGCGCCGACGCGCGCCGCGAGCCGGTCGACCACCGGCCGTAACGGCACCTCCCACGCCCCGTCCGGCCCGCGCCGCGCGTCGATCCGACCGGGCCGGATCCGCGTCGAGTCGGCCGCCCCGGTGTCCAGGTTGACCACCGTCACCACCAGCTCCGCCCGCCGTACCCCGGCCCCGCCGCACCACAGGCAGGAGCGGACCACACTGCCGTCGCCCTGACAGATCCGACAGTCCCGGTACGCCTCGTCGGCGTAGTCGCCGCCGTCGACCAGGAGCCGGTCGCCGCCGCTGGCGCACTCGCACCGGCTCACGCTGAAGGTCAGCCCCGAGCAGTCCGGGCAGACGATCGTCGGTGCCGCGCTCACCGCCGGTCCATCCGATCGGTGCACTCCCCCTCGTGGGCGGCCCGCAACCGGCACCGCCGGCCCCGACCCAACAACAGGTCACAGAAAACCCGATGCCGTACGCCCTGCGCGTCCTCGGCCGACACGGTCGACTCCCCCGGGTCGACCTGCGGCAGGATCCGCGCCCACCGGCTGATCACCCGGGCGAGTCGTTGCGCGGCGGGCAGGTCCGGTGCCACCACCGGCAGATGGATCACCCAACGCTCGCTCACGACTGGTAGCTCCGCTCGTTCAGCATCCGCGCCTGCTGCGACTGCCAGCGGCGCAGCGCGTCCCGGAACCGGTCGGCCTCCCGTCGACTGTTCGCCACCGCCTCGTACGCGATCGCCAGGTCCCCGGCGACCCGTTCCAGGAACTCGTACACCTCGACCGGATCGAGCCCGCGCCGCCCGACCGGCGTCCACCCGAAGCGTTGCGCCCGCACCCGCCCCGGCACCAACGGCCGGTACGCCGCGGAGCGATAACACGTCGGCCGTACCACCGACCGACTGTCCCGTCGACGCCGGAGCCTGCCCCGGCACCTGTTCCCGGCTCCGCTTCGGACCGTGCCGCGGAGTGTTTCTCGGAGTGTCCTTCGGACTGCTCGAAGGAAGCGCATGACAGAACCTCACCTCTCGGTACCTACCTGTAGGGAGGGGTGGTCCGTCGACCCGCCGGCACCGACGGCCCCACCCCGGCACCTGCCACCGCAGCCACGACCAGCCGTACGACAGCAGGGCACCACACGACCTCTGAGCTGCGCATATCCACAGTGGCCGTGCAGGAAGTAGAGCACCACGGAAGCCGTTCTTGCAACGTATCAATCGGGCCCCCAAGATCTATTTCACATGAGCGAAATACACTGAGTGATATGGCTATTGCTTAATCAACATCGTGCGGGTTCAATTGGACGGAGGCACGTTGCCGAACAACGAGCATTGGAGACAGACGGGTGTCACAGAACGTGACCGGCACGACCATGCTGCGGCGCCAGATCGGCCGCAAGTTCGAGTCACTCCGCAAGGTGGCCGGACTAACGATGGACCAGGCCGCCGAACGCCTGGACCGCGCACGGGCGACGCTCCACCGCATCGAGAACGGAGCCGAGCACGTCCGCTTCCGGCAAGCTGACGTGCAGCAGATGCTCGACCTCTACAGCGCGTCCAGTGAGGATCGCGAGCTTCTATTGGCGATGACCGCCGCCACCCGAGAGAACAAGAACTGGTGGCACGACTACTTCAGCTCGGGCCTGCCTCGCTGGTTCCAGCTCTACGTCGGGCTGGAGTCCGCAGCCTCCGCGATCCGCCAGTACCAGCCCGAACTCGTCCCCGGCCTGCTCCAGACCCGGGCATACGCCGAACACGTCTTCACGATGCCGGGCAGCCCGATCAGCCTCGGCGACAACACAGAGCAGAATCGCGCCGTTGAGCTGCGGGTGGAGAGACAAGGGCTGCTCACCCGCTTCGCCGCACCGCAACTCAGCGTGATCCTCAACGAGGCGGTGTTGCGACGACCGGTTGGTAGCGCCAAGATCATGTTGGAGCAGTTGCACCAACTCTTGAAGGCGACCGAACTACCGAACGTCACTGTTCAAATACTGGAATTTTCCGCCGGCCTACACGCCGGGGCGATGAGCGGAGCCTTCTCGATCTTGGATTTCCCTCAGGGCAGCGGGGGTGAGGTGCTCGAACCCACCGTGACCTACCTGGACACGACGACCGGTGCCATCTACCTCGACAAGCCGCGCGAGACTGCCGCTTACAACGCCATCTGGACCGATGTGGCGGGCCGCGCCCTCAACGAGTCACGCTCGAAGGCAATGATCCACCGCATCGCAGAGGAGTACTCACGTGCCTGACCTGACCGGTGCCATCTGGCGCAAGTCGAGCCGCAGCAACAATGCTGGCGAGTGTGTCGAGGTGGCTGCTAACTTGCCCGGCGTCATCGGCCTACGCGACAGCAAGGACCGCAACGGCCCAGCCCTCACCTTCGAGCCGTCGGCATGGTCGCGATTCGTCGGAGGGGTCAAGCAGGCTGCCCACCACCCCTGACCGATATCGCTCGGGGTGCTGACCGGCTACTCGGTCAGCACCCCCGGCCCGGATCGGCGTCAGCCCTTCTCAGCAGCTGACGGTGCATCTGATCTTGCTACTTTACTGTTCGACTCTTATATTAAGGGCTGCGCCGATCGCGGACCAACTTATCAATCTCGGCAGCAGCAGCGCTGGGCTCCTCATGCTCCCACACAGCGATTAGAAGCCAGCCAGCCTGCCGCAGCGCCATTTCGTTCTTGAGGTCGCGGGCAATGTTGCGGTCAATCTTGGCAGTCCAGTAGTCACTGTTCGCCGAAGGCTTGCGACAATGCAATTTGCATCCGTGCCAGAAACACCCTCGGACTTCTACAGCTACCCGAGCAGGCCGGAACACAAGGTCCGCTTTCATTCGCAGGTCGGGCAAGGGCTTCGCGCAAACGCGATAGCGAAGGCCTCTAGCATGCAACGCCCGCCTCAGCGCCAATTCGGGCTTGGTGTCATGACTACGATTTGACTGCATAGACCGACGAATAGCCGGCGTTGATGCCCAAGAAGCTTCGGCAACCTGAGCCACATCGGAAGGCATGCGCAACGTATCCTAAGATCCTGCTGAATGGAGATCACCCACTAGCCGTCTCGGCCCTCTTCGCTTTCCGTCTCGTCTTTATCTTTCCGCCCTTGTGGATCGGAGGGCTCGAAAAGAACAGTTCCCACAAGACCTTGAACGTCGATTGCCGAGGCGGAAGGCTCTGCCCGCCCTTCGACGTACGCGAGGCGGGCCGCCGAGATATAAGCCAGCCTGACGGCCTGAATCACCAGCACTCTTCGCAGCCCGTCCGAAACTTCCCCCCGCTCATGAGCGACAGCCGCAAGCCGGGAGATAGTTTCGGCCCGACGAGCGATCCGCACATCCGGATGCCCCCGCTCCTCCCGAGTTTCTTTACTGATCAACGGAAACCTCTCCGAGAGAGGCAGATCCGTCACGTCCGACAGAGGAGGAATCTTCTCGTTCAGGATCGCCCTGAACCGGCTTGTCTTGATCGCTTGCAGATAGGCCGTGTATTCCACGGCGTCTAACCGCGCTCTCGCCAATTCGTAGCCCTGCGGATCTTCCTTCTTTGTCAGCCCCTCATACTCCCAGAGCGGCCATACTTCCATATCCGCCACCTCGAACACGTCGAGAATCCTCATGGCGACGGCATCGGTACGCTGATTTGTCAGGTGACGCCGAATACGCGTACGAAGCTTTTCGTTTGTTTGCCCAACGTAGATGGGTTCACCGTCATAGTCGTAGAATGCGTAACAACCCCAACGAGCATCCACCCATTTTCGCCCATGGTCGTCAGTGGCCGATAGAGCCTTATCCAGAAGATTCCGGAAATCGCGGACCGAGTTCGCAGGAAGCTTACTTCTGACTGGCTTCCTCTTGTTGGCAGACTGCTTGATTTCAGCCATTTACGACCGCCAGCTCAGGAGTCGCCGACTTCTGCAACTTCCCCTGCATCAAGGGAACCAAGTAATTCTGCGCCAGCCAAGACACCACGGGCACACACACCGCATCCCCGAAACCGAATAGCGCCTGGTTGCTTCGGAGGTTTTTCAACGTGTACTCCTCAGCCCCCATTAGCTTCGCGTACTCAGAGGGTGTCATCCACCGAACACGCACATCTCCCGCCCCCACTTCCACCACGGCTTGCTTAGAAGAGCCGCCACGAGCAGTGCGCAAACATCCAGAAATATCGTCCGGACGAATCTCCCAGGTTGGCTTGCCGTTCCGCGTACGCCGATAAGCTGTCCTATAAGTCCGCACCGGCTGCGCTTTCAGTTTTTCAAGGCGTTCCGCTTGAATAGGCGACAGCGAGGCGACAAAGGCATCACGCCGCTTACTCTCCCACCAACCCTCGGGTCCAACGTGCTCGACGTAGTCAGAAAGGCCAGAGGTAAGTGGGGGCGGTGGCGTGGGAAGCGCAGCCTGATGAGTCCTCAGAGTGGGGTCTCCAAAAGGGGATTGGAGCCAGTCAGGACGTAGGTCACTGTTGATTATTGGCCCGTCCTCGGGCGGGTTAAGCGCCCCTACAACAAAAAGCCGAGGCCGCGACTGTGGCACGAACCGTCGCGCGTCGAGCGTGAGAACGTCGGCCGAGTACCCAAGGCTATTCAGCTCTCGGATAGCCTCAGCCAGATCTTCGCCCCCGTGGCTGGTGGCAAATCCGACGACATTCTCCAGGG
Above is a window of Micromonospora yangpuensis DNA encoding:
- a CDS encoding DivIVA domain-containing protein; protein product: MVRPTCYRSAAYRPLVPGRVRAQRFGWTPVGRRGLDPVEVYEFLERVAGDLAIAYEAVANSRREADRFRDALRRWQSQQARMLNERSYQS
- a CDS encoding helix-turn-helix domain-containing protein; protein product: MLRRQIGRKFESLRKVAGLTMDQAAERLDRARATLHRIENGAEHVRFRQADVQQMLDLYSASSEDRELLLAMTAATRENKNWWHDYFSSGLPRWFQLYVGLESAASAIRQYQPELVPGLLQTRAYAEHVFTMPGSPISLGDNTEQNRAVELRVERQGLLTRFAAPQLSVILNEAVLRRPVGSAKIMLEQLHQLLKATELPNVTVQILEFSAGLHAGAMSGAFSILDFPQGSGGEVLEPTVTYLDTTTGAIYLDKPRETAAYNAIWTDVAGRALNESRSKAMIHRIAEEYSRA
- a CDS encoding DUF397 domain-containing protein — encoded protein: MPDLTGAIWRKSSRSNNAGECVEVAANLPGVIGLRDSKDRNGPALTFEPSAWSRFVGGVKQAAHHP
- a CDS encoding very short patch repair endonuclease, with the protein product MPSDVAQVAEASWASTPAIRRSMQSNRSHDTKPELALRRALHARGLRYRVCAKPLPDLRMKADLVFRPARVAVEVRGCFWHGCKLHCRKPSANSDYWTAKIDRNIARDLKNEMALRQAGWLLIAVWEHEEPSAAAAEIDKLVRDRRSP
- a CDS encoding GIY-YIG nuclease family protein; this translates as MAEIKQSANKRKPVRSKLPANSVRDFRNLLDKALSATDDHGRKWVDARWGCYAFYDYDGEPIYVGQTNEKLRTRIRRHLTNQRTDAVAMRILDVFEVADMEVWPLWEYEGLTKKEDPQGYELARARLDAVEYTAYLQAIKTSRFRAILNEKIPPLSDVTDLPLSERFPLISKETREERGHPDVRIARRAETISRLAAVAHERGEVSDGLRRVLVIQAVRLAYISAARLAYVEGRAEPSASAIDVQGLVGTVLFEPSDPQGRKDKDETESEEGRDG
- a CDS encoding DNA cytosine methyltransferase produces the protein MKITRTLRSVPTGPDASMPTAAEFFAGIGLVRLGLEQAGIKVVWSNDIEPAKKEMYIGHFGENADHVFVSGDVGEINGNEMPSNLGLAWASFPCTDLSLAGWRRGLKGSESSTFWGFTKVLREMEHSRPPVVALENVVGFATSHGGEDLAEAIRELNSLGYSADVLTLDARRFVPQSRPRLFVVGALNPPEDGPIINSDLRPDWLQSPFGDPTLRTHQAALPTPPPPLTSGLSDYVEHVGPEGWWESKRRDAFVASLSPIQAERLEKLKAQPVRTYRTAYRRTRNGKPTWEIRPDDISGCLRTARGGSSKQAVVEVGAGDVRVRWMTPSEYAKLMGAEEYTLKNLRSNQALFGFGDAVCVPVVSWLAQNYLVPLMQGKLQKSATPELAVVNG